One stretch of Bombus vancouverensis nearcticus chromosome 16, iyBomVanc1_principal, whole genome shotgun sequence DNA includes these proteins:
- the LOC143303728 gene encoding uncharacterized protein LOC143303728 — protein MIRTPMKRRNKRKRKEKVRRGKEEERRVSEEERRVSEEERKVSEEERRGSEEEWRGSEEEWRGSEEERRGSEEERRGSEEERRGSEEERRGREEEESAPEPVRTSVEHITSLQTEETTDDEEWSLVGSPEVSDLTQKLSKLPFLYVQAEVIRRAGGISMLADTCSDLTDEEAETLRESARKIIAYTVEMTIRALPIISMERRIEILEAENKALQKQVAEYKAMDVDSNARRLDELEQKLDVYQSLIRETDEYYEGLEKVVSSAPIAERTETEVSDPQVSREVPEEGKATAMDCQSAGKKAAKKKNKKKAEKKQSKKITPGIEEKSSMEAPEQSSEDKETRNRKLALPRRPRTSAVSITIKKGIAKSYAEVLAMARDNIHLTEVGIDSIKMRKAITGGVILEVPKDQKREKASALATQLTKILDPNLIRVAAPYRTAEAKVVKIDISATIDEIRETLARKGGCKVEDIQLGKLRTSKDGLGSVWARCPIDAMRKLVRTGKITIGWSVAKVETFERRPLQCFRCLEIGHVKKTCTSKENREHLCYRCGISGHIAKECTAINPKCPLCKALGAPTDHRMGGPSCISSKKGMKAVTRKPEKTVETFRLGKWKPNALSAN, from the coding sequence ATGATACGCACTCCAATGAAACGAAGAAACAAAAGGAAGAGGAAGGAGAAAGTGAGGAGAGGAAAGGAGGAAGAGAGGAGAGTAAGTGAGGAAGAGAGGAGAGTAAGTGAGGAAGAGAGGAAAGTAAGTGAGGAAGAGAGGAGAGGAAGTGAGGAAGAGTGGAGAGGAAGTGAGGAAGAGTGGAGAGGAAGTGAGGAAGAGAGGAGAGGAAGTGAGGAAGAGAGGAGAGGAAGTGAGGAAGAGAGGAGAGGAAGTGAGGAAGAGAGGAGAGGAAGGGAGGAAGAGGAGTCGGCTCCTGAGCCTGTGCGGACAAGCGTTGAACATATAACGAGTCTGCAAACCGAGGAGACGACGGACGATGAAGAATGGAGTCTCGTCGGGTCTCCCGAAGTTTCCGATCTCACGCAGAAGCTGAGCAAGTTGCCTTTTTTGTACGTACAAGCAGAGGTGATCCGGAGGGCGGGAGGAATCAGCATGTTGGCTGACACATGTAGCGACCTCACGGATGAGGAGGCTGAAACACTCAGAGAGTCGGCGAGAAAAATCATCGCGTACACTGTTGAAATGACAATAAGGGCACTTCCCATAATCTCGATGGAAAGACGGATAGAGATACTGGAGGCAGAGAACAAGGCACTCCAAAAGCAGGTGGCCGAATATAAGGCCATGGATGTGGACAGTAATGCAAGGCGTCTCGACGAGTTGGAGCAAAAGTTGGATGTGTACCAGTCGCTAATAAGGGAAACAGATGAGTACTACGAAGGGCTGGAAAAGGTGGTCTCCTCTGCTCCGATTGCAGAACGGACAGAGACTGAAGTTTCAGACCCCCAAGTGTCCAGGGAAGTCCCTGAAGAAGGGAAAGCGACTGCCATGGATTGCCAGTCCGCAGGAAAAAAGGCAgcaaagaagaagaacaagaagaaaGCGGAGAAAAAACAATCGAAGAAGATAACTCCGGGAATAGAGGAGAAGAGTTCGATGGAAGCTCCGGAGCAAAGTTCAGAGGACAAGGAAACAAGGAATAGGAAACTGGCTCTTCCACGCCGCCCGCGAACATCGGCGGTAAGCATAACGATCAAGAAAGGAATAGCTAAATCTTACGCGGAAGTGCTGGCCATGGCCAGGGACAACATCCACCTGACTGAGGTCGGCATCGACTCGATAAAGATGAGGAAGGCAATAACCGGAGGGGTCATATTGGAGGTGCCAAAGGATCAAAAGAGGGAGAAGGCCAGCGCACTCGCAACACAGCTGACCAAGATCCTTGACCCGAACTTGATCCGAGTGGCGGCACCCTACCGGACTGCGGAAGCAAAGGTGGTCAAGATAGACATCTCGGCCACCATAGACGAGATAAGGGAGACCTTGGCGCGGAAAGGAGGATGCAAGGTGGAGGACATCCAGCTGGGAAAACTTCGCACCTCCAAAGACGGTCTCGGGTCCGTGTGGGCGCGATGCCCAATAGATGCAATGAGGAAGCTGGTCCGGACGGGTAAAATAACCATCGGATGGTCAGTAGCAAAGGTCGAGACCTTCGAACGAAGACCTCTGCAATGTTTTAGATGCCTGGAGATAGGGCACGTGAAGAAAACGTGCACCTCGAAAGAAAACAGGGAGCACTTATGCTATAGGTGCGGCATCTCCGGACACATAGCCAAAGAATGCACCGCAATAAACCCAAAATGTCCTCTCTGCAAGGCGCTTGGGGCACCGACAGATCACAGGATGGGGGGACCGTCTTGTATCTCTTCGAAGAAAGGAATGAAAGCAGTCACTCGCAAACCAGAGAAGACCGTAGAAACCTTTCGTCTAGGAAAATGGAAACCAAATGCGCTTTCTGCAAACTAA